The Athalia rosae chromosome 4, iyAthRosa1.1, whole genome shotgun sequence DNA segment TACCGTCGTTGttgatgatatttataatcgaCCTCTTGTTGGTCAGAGCCCTGTTATTCCATACCGTTTTGCCGCGTCCTGCCGGGACTTTGACCGTGTGCACAGTCACCGTATACAATTTGTCCAGCCCGAATTCGGACGCGCTTTGCGTCACGCTGGAAACCAGTTCCCAGAAATCGCTATACGCGGAGTCGCGAACCGGACGAAACGATAGCCATGCAGCCCcctgattaaaattttctgcacTGAAGGTAAATCCTATATAATCACCGCTTTGACATTTTCCCGTAGCATAAGTATGTAAATCTTTAAAGGCACCTTCCAGCCACTCTACGGGGTTTACCTCCGGATCCGGTATTCCAATCTTAACAACAAGTTCGCATCCGTCTATTTCGAACCGTCGGATATATTTGCGCGTTCCGCCCACTATCGGAAACCTATTCCCCGGGACCTGTGAAACAGGACCGCTCGCTGCGTGAGGCTCATTCTCGTTCTCGACCCTTTCCGTAATTTCTTCAACGCCTTCGTCCTTATCCTCGTTATCCTCGTCTTGATttccgtcgtcgtcatcatcattttgcCGAGTGGTGCCGAGTCTTATGCCGGAGGAACTAGCACCTTCGTTGACGCGAAAAGGTTTCCTAGATCCACCGGTTTGAACACGGGTGTAAGTGCTTCCTTCTCTGACGTCGGTTCGCGTGATTCCGAAACCGCGCGAGTCTACTGATTTATagaatataacaaaaaaaagccttgaactatttttcactcttttgaTTGTTGAAGAGGCATGCGGACGaaaagcggaaaaattcaaaacgcgCGCACACCAAACGAATACCCGCATAGCATTATCGTCAATATTCGGGCGATTCTCGGTCGGAAACAATTGACCAAGTCAGTGAAGATATTCCACTGTCAATACTCAGAGTTGAACCCCTCGACTCAGCATCATCCTCGTCTGTGGACACGGATACATTTTATCACGTTTGGATGTATATCTATGCAATGGTACGCGCCTCGTCAAGAAAAAAGCCCAGACTTCTATGATTCTGGGATAAAAGTACGTGATTTGATGCGGGTACTCGACGGATAAACACACGCACACTTTTTGAATAAGCTTTATTGCTACTCACCCTCTGGAACATTCACCTCCTCAATCACTGCAGCACCTGGTGCCTGAGGCAAAAGAACATTCGGAAGCACTTCACCCACATATTCATTCTCTTCAcagttttcgtcattttccttACTTTCGATATTATAGTCACCACTATCATCACTCCGGCCACACTCGGAGCATTGTTCAGATAACACTTCAtcatcttcctcctcttcttcttcatcatcttcttcctcttcttcatcatcctcttcttcttcttcttcttcttcttcttcttcttcttcttcttcatcttcttcttcttcttcttcttcttcttcttcttcttcttcttcttcttcttcttcttcttcttcttcttcttcttcttcttcttcttcttcttcttcttcttcctcgtcaCCCGCCTCGTACTGACGGACGTTTTCATCCCCATACTGACCCCCGTCTTCCGTGCAGACCTCCTCGAAATTAGCGATTTCCATCAGCTCGCAAACTTGCTTCGGTTCGTCTGCCTGCTCAGGtattacttctttttcttcttctccgacACCGTCATCAAGACGGTCCTCCCCGAGGTTACTCAACTCCATCGCTTCGCAAATATACGCCGCCTGGGCAAGCAACTCATCCGTTGACTCGTCGTCGTTCAACATAGCCATCAGCGCTGTCAGAAGAGAGAATAACATGCGATTCAGgctgttttaaatttttccgttGCAGCGgcatacagagagagagagagagtgatgTGATTTTTGCAATATTGAAAAACGACATGTACTTACCAGAACGTTCTACGTATTCCCTCATCAAGGGTTCCAGGACAGCGAGGTCCGCGGTACCACGCCTTCTAAATATGTCTACCACGATCGCCAAGCACTCGATTGAATTGCCAAACACACCGGCGGCGTGCATTCGCGCTATCACTCGCCCACCACATACCGTCAGGAGCCGTCGCACTTGC contains these protein-coding regions:
- the LOC125500689 gene encoding MATH and LRR domain-containing protein PFE0570w-like encodes the protein MLFSLLTALMAMLNDDESTDELLAQAAYICEAMELSNLGEDRLDDGVGEEEKEVIPEQADEPKQVCELMEIANFEEVCTEDGGQYGDENVRQYEAGDEEEEEEEEEEEEEEEEEEEEEEEEEEEEEEEEEEEDEEEEEEEEEEEEEEEDDEEEEEDDEEEEEEDDEVLSEQCSECGRSDDSGDYNIESKENDENCEENEYVGEVLPNVLLPQAPGAAVIEEVNVPEDSRGFGITRTDVREGSTYTRVQTGGSRKPFRVNEGASSSGIRLGTTRQNDDDDDGNQDEDNEDKDEGVEEITERVENENEPHAASGPVSQVPGNRFPIVGGTRKYIRRFEIDGCELVVKIGIPDPEVNPVEWLEGAFKDLHTYATGKCQSGDYIGFTFSAENFNQGAAWLSFRPVRDSAYSDFWELVSSVTQSASEFGLDKLYTVTVHTVKVPAGRGKTVWNNRALTNKRSIINIINNDGMCLARAIVIGIAHAKRGAVRSGELHQRYEANRFPHSALQRSEAQRLTAESHV